ACATCCACGCCTCGGAGAACGCGACCGAGGTCGCCACCGTCGAGGTCAAGTACGGCAGGCGTCCGGTGGGGTTGCTCGACTCGCTCGGTCTGCTCGGCCCTGATGTGCTGCTCGCGCACGCCGTGGACCTCACCGGTCCGGAGATCGCGGCGCTGGCCCGCACCGGCACGTCGGTCGCCCACTGTCCGGTGTCCAACCTGAAGCTGGGCTGCGGGATCGCGCCGGTGCCTCGGCTGCTGAGCGCCGGGGTGACGGTCGGGCTCGGTACGGACGGGGCCGTCAGCTCCAACACGCTGGATGTGCTGGGGGCGGTGCGGCAGGCGGCGCTGGTGCACAAGGCGGGCGGTGACCCCACGGCGGTCGGCGCCGAGCAGGCCGTACGCATGGCGACGATCGAGGGTGCGCGGGCGTTGGGGCTCGGGGAGCGGCTGGGCTCGCTGGAGGCCGGGAAGCGGGCCGACCTCGTGGTGCTGGACCTGGACGCGCCGCATCTGCGGCCGGTGCACGATCCGTGGTCGACGCTGGCGTACGCGGCGCACTCGGCGGACGTGCGGGACACCGTCGTCGACGGACGGGTGCTTCTGCGGGACCGGGTGCTGACGACGCTGGACGAGCGTACGGTGATCGCCGACCTGGAAGACCTTGTCTGAGCGGGGCGTTTGGCACTCCGAACGGCAGGTCCGCCCTCATAATGGCGTAAGACATCGGATGTCTTGACGGGCATGCGGGAACCACTGGGAGGCCGGCCATGGCAGTCACCGACGAGGCGATCGAGAAGATCAAGGGCATGATCGTCTCGGGCGCCCTGCGCCCCGGCGACCGGCTCCCCAAGGAGAGCGAGCTCGCCTCCGAGCTCGGGCTGTCCCGCAACTCCCTGCGGGAGGCCGTGCGGGCCCTGTCGCTGATCCGGATCCTGGACGTGCGACAGGGCGACGGCACGTATGTGACGAGCCTGGACCCCCAACTCCTGCTGGAGGCGCTGAGTTTCGTCGTCGACTTCCACCGCGACGACACGGTCCTGGAGTTCCTGGCCGTCCGCCGCATCCTGGAGCCGGCCGCGACCTCGATGGCGGCCCTGCGGATCAGCGAACAGCAACTGGACGCCCTGTCGGCCCAGTTGGACAAACTGGGCTCCGCCCCCTCGGTGGAGGAACTGGTCGCCTGCGACCTCGACTTCCACCGCGGCATCGTGCAGAGCTCCGGCAACTCCGTCCTGTGCTCCCTCCTCGACGGCCTGTCGGGCCCCACGACCCGGGCGAGGATCTGGCGAGGCCTGACACAGGAGGACGCGGTCAGCCGCACGCTGCACGAGCACCGCATGATCCTCGCCGCCCTACGGGATCGCGACGCGGAGGCGGCCCGGTCGTGGGCGACGGTGCACATCGCGAGCGTGGAGCAGTGGCTGCGGGCCTCGCTCTGAACTGCCGTTCCCTGCCTCGCCGGGTCATCCGACGTCTACCCGGGTCACCGAGCCCATGCAGGGACAGGCGTGCACGGTGATCCGGCACAGCTCCGAGGAATGGAGGGTGTTCCGGGGTGGCTAATGGGGCAGTGATGCGTTCACTCCCCCGTGCAAGGGGGCTGCGGACGCCCCCGTTGGACGCCGTAAGGTTGGGGCGTACGTGAGGGCACGTCGGAAGGAGGCACTGGGTGATCGAGCTCGAGGGGGTTCCCGAGCTGATCGACCCGGTCATGGTGGCCGCGTTCGAGGGCTGGAACGATGCCGGCGACGCCGCCTCGGCCGCGGTCGCGCATCTGGACAAGGAGTGGAAGGGCGAGGTGTTCGCGGCGCTGGACGCCGAGGACTACTACGACTTCCAGGTGAACCGCCCCACGGTGTGGCTGGACGGCGGCGTACGGAAGATCACCTGGCCGACGACCCGCCTCTCGGTGGTCCGCGTCGGCGGCGACAAGCCGCGTGATCTCGTACTGGTCCGAGGTATCGAACCGTCCATGCGCTGGCGCTCGTTCTGCAACGAGCTCCTCGGCTTCGCCCACGAGCTGGGCGTGGAGCTGGTCGTGGTCCTGGGCGCCCTGCTCGGCGACACCCCGCACACGCGTCCGGTCCCGATCAGCGGGACCACGTCCGACCCGGACCTGGCTCAGCGCATGGACCTGGAGGAGACCAAGTACGAGGGCCCCACGGGCATCGTCGGTGTCCTCCAGGAAGCGTGCACGCACGCGGGTGTACCGGCGGTCAGCCTCTGGGCGGCCGTACCGCACTACGTGTCACAGCCGCCGAACCCGAAGGCGACGCTGGCGCTGCTGAACCGGCTCGAGGACCTGATCGACGTACGCATCCCGCTGGGCGAGCTGCCCGAGGACGCGCGCGCCTGGCAGGTGGGGGTGGACCAGCTGGCCGCCGAGGACACCGAGGTCGCCGAGTACGTGCAGACGCTGGAGGAGGCCCGGGACACCGCGGAGCTGCCGGAGGCGACGGGCGAGGCGATCGCCCGCGAGTTCGAGCGGTATCTGCGCAGACGGGACGGCGGCGGCCCGACCCCGCCGGGCGGGCACGCGACCGAGGGCGGCGACGGTACGTATCTGCGGGAGAACCCCGGCGGTCGTCCGCGGCCGCCGAAGCCGCCGAAGCCGGGCAGTGGCACGGACGACGAGGAGTCGTCGGAGGAGTGAGACGGAGGTGGGCGGTTCGCACCGCCCACCTCACGGTCACACCTGCGGTACCGCCACGACGTCGTACTCGGTGTCGGGCGTCGGTTCCACGTCGAAGCGGGCGTTGGGCAGATACAGCCTCTCGCCCCAGGCCGCGACGGTCGTCGGGATGCGGAAGCGTGGATCGGTGATCCGGACGATCGCCGTGCCCTTCGTGCCGGCGGCGTTCAGCCGGAACACATCGATCGCGTTCTGCCGCTGCTGGACGACGTAGAGGATCCTGCCGAGCAGCAACAGGCCGTCCCCGTTGGGGATCTTGGAGCCGCCGAGGTCGACGGCGCGGGCGACTCCGGTGCGCGGGTCGACCCGTTCCAGGGTGCCGCCGTCGGCGAAGCCGTTCACCACGAGCAGGGCGCGGCCGTCGGGGGTGCGCTCGATGCCGTTGGCGGTGAAGTCGTCGCCCTGGACCCAGTCACCGGTCAGCGGGACGGTCTCGAGGCCCTGGGGCTCGCCGTGCCTGCCGAGGCTCAGCCTGTAGAGCTGCGGCTTGAACGAGTCGGTGAACCAGGCGGCGCCCGGGGTGAGGATCACGTCGTTCACGAAGGTGCCGCCGGTGGCGTACACCTTCTCGATCTCGCCGGAGCGGACGTGCACCGTGCGGATCTCGCCGCTGTCGCCGCCGGCGAGAAACAGCCGACGGCCGTGCCCGTCGATCTTCAGGCCGACGGTCGGGTGGCCCGCGCCGAGGCCCTCGCTGATCACGGAGCCCCGGCCGGTGGCGAGGCTCGCCCCGTAGATGTCGCCGTCGGCGAGGGAACCGAAGTACGCGAAGGGTTTCGTGCCGATGGCTATGCCCTCGGGCTGGAAGCCGTCGGGCAGCGGGAACTGGTCGGGCCAGGCGCCCTTCGGCTTCTCGGCCGCGTGGGCCGGGCCGCCGAGCAGCGCTGCTCCCGTCAGCGCCGCGGTCGTGGTGAGGAGTCTTCGACGTGCGAAGGAACGGTCTGTGGGTGCCACTGTGCGTCCTTCTGCCAAGGGCCGACGGATGGGTCGGCCGAACGGTCAACAGGCGCTCTCACCCCATCACATGACCGTCGCCTCCGCAGTCTTTGGCCGGATTGCCACGTGACATCTGTTTCAGGACGGATTGCACACGTTACCCAATTCAACTTGTTTTCAAACCGAGTTGGCGAACACGGGCTGGACGGGGCGCCGTTGGAGTGCTTGGTTGTCCCACGGAGGCTCACCACCGCAACCAGGCACCCGCAAGGACCGAAGGGAGCGGAACCCGATGACCGACCAGGTACAGCCGGAGCAGGGCCCGGGAACGTCCGGGCCGGGGCCCGACGGAGCGGGATTCACGTATCGAGGAGCCGAACAGGAACTGATCGTCGTCGCCCGTCCCGAGGCCCGGCTGCGCGCCCGGGCCGACGGCGTCCGGTCGGCGGCGGGCGCCGACGTCTCGGCCCTCAACATGTTCCTCAGCGACGAACAGCTCGCTCTTGAACCGCTGTTCGGAAGCGAGGAGAGGTTGCAGCAGTCGGCCGCCCCGGACTCCGAGAACGTGCCCGACCTCGCGCTGTTCTACCGGGTGCGCGGCGACCGCAGCCGCGCCGAGGAACTGCGCTCCCGGATCGCCGCGCTGCCGGGCGTCGACACCGCGTACGTGAAGCCGGGCGCCGTGCCCGCCGCCCTCCAGCAGGTCGGCGAGGAGAGCGGCCGGCTGAAGGAAGGCGCCCCGGCCACACCGGACTTCAGCAGCCGACAGGGCTATCTGCGGCCGACGCCCGAGGGGATCGACGCGCACTGGGCCTGGCAGCGGCCCGGGGGTGCCGGTCAGGGCGTGACCGTGATCGACGTCGAGGGCTCCTGGCAGCTGGGCCATGAGGACCTCGCCGCCAAGCTGGCCGGTGTCGTGGTCGGCACCCCGCTTTCCGACATCGCCTGGCGCAACCACGGCACCGCCGTGATCGGGGTGATCGGCGGCGACCAGGGCGAGCACGGTGTCACCGGCATCGTGCCGGAGGCGACCACCGCGGCCGCGTCCTTCCAGGGCATCGGCACCGCGGCCGCGATCCACGCGGCGGCGGACCGGCTCGGCCCCGGCGACATCGTCCTCGTCGAACTCCACCGGCCCGGACCGCGCTCGGAGTTCGCCGAACGCGAGGACCAGCGCGGCTACATCGCCCTGGAGTGGTGGCCGGACGACTTCGCGGCCGTCCGCCACGCCACCGCCAAGGGCGTCCTCGTCGTGGCGGCCGCCGGCAACGGCGGCGAGTCCCTCGACGACGCGGTCTACGAGCGCCGCCCCGACGCGTTCCCCGAGTGGTGGCGCAACCCGTTCAACCCGTCCAACCAGTCCTCCGGTGCCGTCCTGGTCGGCGCGGGCGCCCCGCCGCCCGGCACACACGGCCGCGACCACGGACCGGACCGGTCACGGCTCGCGTTCTCCAACTACGGTGCCCGCGTGGACGCCCAGGGCTGGGGACGCGAGGTCACGACCACCGGCGGCTTCTGGGACAAGCCCGGCGACCTGCAGGGCGGGCCCGAGGAGATCGCCTGGTACACGGACACGTTCTCCGGAACCTCCTCGGCCTCCCCGATGGTGGTCGGCGCCCTGGCCGCGCTGCAGGGCATGCTCAGGGCGGCCGCCCAGGCGCCGATGTCCCCGGAGCGTGCCCGCGCGGTGCTGCGGTCGACCGGGGCCTCGCAGCAGGACGCGCCGGGCCGGCCCGCCTCCCAGCGGATCGGCAACCGGCCCGACATCAAGGCGGCGGTGACCCATCTGCTGCCGCACGCGGTCGGCTCCGGCCAGGCCGAGCGGTACTGGGACGAGCTGCTGCCGTATCCGCGCGAACTCCCGCCCAGGCTCCGGCTGTTCGTGGCCGGCGGCTGGCGGAACCTGAACCACCCGTCCCCCGAGATCCGCCAGGCGGTGCACGCCGCGTTCGCGGGGGGACGCCCCGACGTCCGCGTGTGGTTCGCGGACGACGAGATCGTCGGCCTGGTCGTCACGGGCTGACGGCCGACACATCCCCACCATCACCAGGGAAGGTGGCACCCGCATGAACACCACCCCGCAGATGAGCCAACTGGGACAACAGCAGGGACAGCAGTTCCCGAGCACCTCGCCGTACCAGCAGCAACAGCAGCAGCCGTTCGGCCAGCAGGGCTACGGCCAGCAGCAACAGCCGTACGGGCAGCAGGGCTTCGGGCAGCAAGGCCAGCAGGGACAGCAGGGCCAACAAGGGCAGCAGGGCTACGGCCAACAGGGCCAGCAGCAGCAGCCGTTCGGCATGGGTGGCGGCTCGCTGGAGCAGCTCCAGCAGCTCGGCCAGCAGCAGCCGTTCCAGCAGCTGCTCCAGCAGCTCGGTCAGCAGCAGAGCCAACAGGGGCAGCAGCAGGGGCAGCAGAGCCAGCAGCAGGACCAGCAGGCGCAGCAGATCGAGCAGCAGGTGCAGCAGCATCTCCAGCAGATCGTGCAGCAAGTGGTCCAGCAGGTCGCTCAGCAGGTCCAGGCGCAGCCTCTGGCGGCCGGTGTGGCCAACGGCTTCATCGACATCATCCAGCCGCTCCAGGGCCAGCCGCGGCAGATCTTCCTGCGCATCAACAACCAGTTCCGGGTCCTCAACAACCCGATCCCGCAGATCCAGCAGCAGATCCAGGAGGCCTTCGCCTTCGGCCACCAGGTGATCGGCGTCTGGGACACCCAGTCCCCGAACGTGCTGCGCAGCGTCAGGATCCAGCGGCTCTGACCCGCGTCTGACGGCCTGACATCACCGAGGGCGCTTCCTCCACGTGGCCACGTGGAGGAAGCGCCCTCGCCTTCTGCTCCGTCTAGAGCGCTACACCCAGCAGCGCGTCCACGGCCCGTGACACGAGGCCGGGTGCACCCTCGTCCGTACCGCCCTGCTCCTGCTGCCGCGCCGCCCAGCGGTCCACGGCGGCCAGCGCGGTGGGGGCGTCGAGGTCGTTCGCCAGGGCCTCGCGGATCTCCTCCACGAGGGTGTCGGCGGACGGACCGTCGGGCCGGGAGACGGCGGCACGCCACCGTCCGAGCCGGGCGACGGCGTCCTCGAGCACCTGGTCGGTCCACTCCCAGTCGGCCCGGTAGTGGTGGGCCAGCAGGGCGAGCCGGATCGCGACCGGGTCGACGCCGTCGTAGCGCAGCTTCGAGACGAAGACCAGGTTGCCCTTGGACTTGGACATCTTCTCGCCGTGCAGGGCGACCATGCCGGCGTGGACGTACGCCTTGGCCATGGGGAACTCGCCGGTCAGCACCTGGGCGTGCGAGGCGCCCATCTCGTGGTGCGGGAAGGCGAGGTCGGAGCCGCCGCCCTGAACGTCGAAGCCCATGCCCAGGTGGTCCAGGGCGATGGCGACGCACTCGATGTGCCAGCCGGGCCGGCCGCGGCCCAGCGAGCCGCCGTCCCAGCTCGGCTCGCCCTCGCGGGCGGCCAGCCACAGCATCGGGTCGAGCGGGTTCTTCTTGCCCGGACGGTCCGGGTCACCGCCGCGCTCGGCGGACAGCAGCCGCATGGCGGCGGCGTCGAGGTTCGAGACCTTGCCGAAGTTCGGGTCGGACTCGACGGAGAAGTAGACGTCCCCTTCGAGCTCGTACGCGGCGCCCGCGTCCCGCAGCCGTTCGACGAGCGGGACGATCCCGGGTATCGCCTCGACCGCGCCGATGTAGTGCTTCGGAGGCAGCATCCGCAGGGCGGTCATGTCCTCGCGGAAGAGGGTCGTCTCCTTCTCGGCGAGGGCGGCCCAGTCGACGCTGTCCCGCGCGGCGCGCTCCAGGAGCGGGTCGTCGATGTCGGTGACGTTCTGGACGTAGTGAACCTGCCGCTTGGTGTCGAGCCACACGCGCTGGACGAGGTCGAACGCGTTGTACGTCGCCGCGTGTCCCATGTGGGTCGCGTCGTACGGCGTGATGCCGCAGACGTAGAGACGGGCGACAGGACCGGGGGCAAGGGAGACCAAGCCACCGGTCGCGGTGTCGTGGATCCTCAGGTCGCGGCCCTGACCAGGCAGGGCGGGGACCTCGGAAGCGGGCCAGGCATGCATGTCATGAGCCTAACCGGACGGATGTTCCGTATACGAACCGGACCGGGCCGGATGGCCGGTAAGGCGGTCTTGCGCGAAACGCTCCGCAGGAGTAACCGTGACAAAAGTGCCGGCCGGTGGGGGCTGGCCGCGCAGTTTTCTGCTCCTAGACCGGCGGCCAGGGAATGGCCGGCCACTCGCCGCTCGGCTCCGGGTGCGTCCCGGTGGCCAGCAGGGCGTCGACACGCGCGCGCGTGGCATCGAGTTCGGCCGGGGTGATCAGTGCGGCCAGCCGGGTGCCCAGCTCCCCCGTCAGGGCTTCCCTGAGGCCTTTGAGTACGTCCACGGCCTCGCCGGGCAGCGGCTCGCCCGCCCAGCCCCACAGCAGGGTGCGCAGTTTGTTCTCGGTGTTGAAGGTCACGCCGTGGTCGATGCCGTAGAGACGGTCCCCGGCCGGCAGCAGATGGCCGCCCTTGCGGTCCGCGTTGTTGATCACGGCGTCCAGCACGGCCAGCCGGCGCAGCCGCTCGTCGTCGGCGTGCACCAGCAGCGCGGTCTTCCCGTCGCCGACCTCGGCGAACCCGATCGCCTTCCAGCCCGGCCCGGGCTCCTCCGTGTCGACGAGCGCCAGCAGTTCGGGGCCCGGTTCGGCCTCGACCCACAGCTGGACCATGCCCTCGCCGTAGGGTCCGTCGCGCAGCACGGTGGGCGGTACGAGCCCCCAGCCGGTCGCCTCGCAGACCTCGTACGCGGCGACCTCGCGCTGGGCGAGGGTGCCGTCGGGGAAGTCCCACAGCGGGCGCTCACCGCGTACGGGCTTGTAGACGCACGCGACTTCCTGCCCCTCGTACGAGACGGCGCAGTACAGCACCGCGTTGGAGGCCTCGCGGATCTGTCCGCGCACCGTCAGCTCACCTCGGGCGAGCAGCTCTGCCGTGGTCACGCTCCGCGGCGGTATCCGTTCTGGCGCGGACATACGTGTCCTTCCGGGTCGAGCGGGAGACTGCACAGCGGGCACGGCGGCCGCCCGGCGTTGACGACGTCCAGGGCGCGCTTGGCGAAGGCTCTGGCCTGCGCGCCGGTGAGCCGGACCCGCAGCATCGGGGGGCCGTTCTCCTCGTCCTGGAGGAGGCGCTCCTCGGCCTCGGCGAGGTCCTCCTCGGTGTCGGCGTCGAGCTCCACGAGAGCCTGCGCCTCGACGATCATGCGCTGCTCCTCGCCGTCCCAGGCCAGCGCCATGGTGCCGACGCGGAACTCCTCCTCGACGGGGGTGTCCAGCGGGGCGGCGTCGGACACCTCGGTGGGTGCCACGGCCGGGACGGCGGCGCTGCCGCCGCTGCGGCGCACGACCTCGTCCAGCAGCTCGTCCATCCGCTCGGCGAGCGCGGCGACCTGGGTCTTCTCCAGGGCCACGCTGGTCACCCGGGGGCCGGCGGAGGCCTGAAGGAAGAACGTACGGCGCCCGGGCAGTCCGACCGTGCCGGCCACGAAACGCTCCGGTGGGTCATAGAGGAACACCTGACGGGACACGTCCTGTCTCCATTGGAATCGTGGGTACGGCGCTGCTTCGACCGCTTCACCCTACTGCGCCCGACGATCACGGTGCGCCCGCACCACCACCGACCGTGGCATCGCCGGCGGGAGGCTCCTCGCGCGGGGCGAGCGAGGCGAAATCGCCGGTGTCGCCGAGGCGCACGAGAAACGGCCGCAGACGGGTGTAACGGATCGCCGTGATGGAACACGGTTCTACGGAGATCCGCTGGAAGAGGTCGAGATGAAGTCCGAGCGCGTCCGCGACGAGCGACTTGATGATGTCGCCGTGCGAGCACATGAGATAGACGGCGTCGTCGCCGTGGTCGCGCTCCACGCGCGCGTTCCACTCGCGTACGGCCTCGGCGGCGCGGGTCTGCATGGCCCGCATCGACTCGCCGCCGGGGAACGCGGCCGCCGACGGGTGGGACTGGACGACCTGCATGAGCGGCTCGTCCATGAGTTCGGCGAGCTTGCGGCCGGACCAGTCGCCGTAGTGGCACTCGCCGATCCGATCGTCGGTGTGCGGGTTCAGCTCGGGACGGGCGTCGAGGAGCGGCCGGATCGTTTCCTGGCAGCGCTGGAGCGGGCTGGTGACGACCTCGGAGATCGGCAGCCCGGCGAGCCGCCCGGGCAGTGCGGCGGCCTGCGCGGCCCCGCGTTCGTCCAGGGCGACCCCGGGCGTCCAGCCGGCGAGCAGTCCCTCGGTGTTGGCGGTGGATCGTCCGTGGCGGACGAGGATCAACGTGGGCATGCGGCCCAGCGTAGGCGCACGCGCCCAGCCGAAGGGGCGCGCCGCTGTCGAGAGGTCGAGCACGGTCGGGCTCGCAACACCGGCTGGAACACCCCGGAGGCGAAGATGTCACCGTGCGGCGGATCGCGAGCGACGGGAGAATACGCAGCGTGATCGTCGACTGTGCCATCTACCGGGACGGGCACCGCAGCGAGGGCCCCGAGGACCTGTCCGACGCCCTGGCCGAGGCGCGGGCCGCGGGCGGGTTCGTCTGGATCGGGCTGCACGAGCCCTCGGAGCGGGAGTTCGACCTCGTCACCCAGGAGTTCGGGCTGCACCCGCTGGCGGTCGAGGACGCCCTGAAGGCCCACCAGCGGCCCAAGCTGGAGGTCTACGACGACTCGCTCTTCCTCGTCCTCAAGCCCGTCGTGTACGAGCCGGAGAGCGACCGGGTCTCCACCGGCGAGGTGATGCTCTTCGTCGGCGAGGGCTTTGTGGTGACCGTCCGGCACGGCGAGGGCTCGCCGCTCAAGGCGGTTCGGCAGCGACTGGAGCAGGAGCCGGAGCTGCTCGGCAAGGGCTCCACGGCGGTGCTGTACGCGGTCGCGGACGCCGTCGTCGACCATTACCTGGACGTGGCGACGGAGCTCCAGACCGACCTGGAGGAGCTGGAGACGGAGGTCTTCTCGCCGGACGGCGGGGGTTCGCGCCACACGGCGTCGCGGATCTACACCTTCAAGCGGCAGATCCTGGAGTTCCGCCGGGCGACGGGCCCGCTGGCGCTGCCGCTGACCCGGCTGGCCGCCGTCGGCCAGTTCGGTTCGGGGGTGCCGTTCGTCAACGAGAGGGCGCGGCCCTTCTTCCGGGACGTCAACGACCACCTCACGCGCGTGAACGAGTCCGTGGAGGGCCTGGACCGGCTGGTGTCGGACATCCTCTCCGCGCATCTGGCGCAGATGAGCGTCCGTCAGAACGACGACATGCGGAAGATCTCCGCGTGGGCGGCCATGGCCGCGATCCCCACGATGATCGCGGGGATCTACGGCATGAACTTCGAGCACATGCCGGAGCTCCACTGGGTGTGGGCGTATCCGGCGGTGATCGCGCTCATGGCCGCCCTGGAGGTGCTGCTGTACCGGCTGTTCAAGAGGAGGGGCTGGCTGTAGCGGCGCGGCTCAGGCGAACTCGGGGGCCGCGGCCGCCGGTCCGCCGAGGGCGTCGCGCCGCTCCGGCATCCGCAGGGAGACCATCCGGCGCCATCCCGCGGCGCGTTCGTACGCGTACACGGCATGGATGCCCGCGGCCAGGACGCCCGACTTCGCGGTCGGCCAGCCCAGGATGCGGCCCATGTGGGCCATGACGGCGAGGCTGACGTCCCGGTAGACGCGGATCTCGGCGAGCGCGCACTGCCGGAGCGTGCGCTGGATGGCCCGGCCGTGCCCCGCGGAGGCGAGGCGCAGCAACTCCTCGTGGCAGTAGGCGAGGTGGTTGTCCTCGTCGTGGGAGATCATCTTCACGGCGCGGCCGAGGTCGGGATGGTCGGCGAAGTGCTTGCGCAGCAGTTTCATCTGCTCGGAGGCGCGCTGCTCGGTGACGCGGCTG
Above is a window of Streptomyces sp. NBC_00490 DNA encoding:
- a CDS encoding superoxide dismutase is translated as MAPTDRSFARRRLLTTTAALTGAALLGGPAHAAEKPKGAWPDQFPLPDGFQPEGIAIGTKPFAYFGSLADGDIYGASLATGRGSVISEGLGAGHPTVGLKIDGHGRRLFLAGGDSGEIRTVHVRSGEIEKVYATGGTFVNDVILTPGAAWFTDSFKPQLYRLSLGRHGEPQGLETVPLTGDWVQGDDFTANGIERTPDGRALLVVNGFADGGTLERVDPRTGVARAVDLGGSKIPNGDGLLLLGRILYVVQQRQNAIDVFRLNAAGTKGTAIVRITDPRFRIPTTVAAWGERLYLPNARFDVEPTPDTEYDVVAVPQV
- a CDS encoding FadR/GntR family transcriptional regulator, whose protein sequence is MAVTDEAIEKIKGMIVSGALRPGDRLPKESELASELGLSRNSLREAVRALSLIRILDVRQGDGTYVTSLDPQLLLEALSFVVDFHRDDTVLEFLAVRRILEPAATSMAALRISEQQLDALSAQLDKLGSAPSVEELVACDLDFHRGIVQSSGNSVLCSLLDGLSGPTTRARIWRGLTQEDAVSRTLHEHRMILAALRDRDAEAARSWATVHIASVEQWLRASL
- the mshC gene encoding cysteine--1-D-myo-inosityl 2-amino-2-deoxy-alpha-D-glucopyranoside ligase: MHAWPASEVPALPGQGRDLRIHDTATGGLVSLAPGPVARLYVCGITPYDATHMGHAATYNAFDLVQRVWLDTKRQVHYVQNVTDIDDPLLERAARDSVDWAALAEKETTLFREDMTALRMLPPKHYIGAVEAIPGIVPLVERLRDAGAAYELEGDVYFSVESDPNFGKVSNLDAAAMRLLSAERGGDPDRPGKKNPLDPMLWLAAREGEPSWDGGSLGRGRPGWHIECVAIALDHLGMGFDVQGGGSDLAFPHHEMGASHAQVLTGEFPMAKAYVHAGMVALHGEKMSKSKGNLVFVSKLRYDGVDPVAIRLALLAHHYRADWEWTDQVLEDAVARLGRWRAAVSRPDGPSADTLVEEIREALANDLDAPTALAAVDRWAARQQEQGGTDEGAPGLVSRAVDALLGVAL
- a CDS encoding amidohydrolase, which encodes MSIDLLIHGGDVLTVDDEGTVVRDGAVAVHEGEIVAVGPADELRARFPATESIDAAGCLVLPGLVNTHTHLAMTLLRGRADDVTLQGFLERVLTWEAELLTPRNVAAAVRLAVAESVRAGVTSALDMYWFHEAAEQAAREAGWRLHTGPTFMDVPGPPDGIPYEDRLDWARRDLEARGTARPGTRPVLFAHSTYTLSPDQLTEIFALAREFGALLHIHASENATEVATVEVKYGRRPVGLLDSLGLLGPDVLLAHAVDLTGPEIAALARTGTSVAHCPVSNLKLGCGIAPVPRLLSAGVTVGLGTDGAVSSNTLDVLGAVRQAALVHKAGGDPTAVGAEQAVRMATIEGARALGLGERLGSLEAGKRADLVVLDLDAPHLRPVHDPWSTLAYAAHSADVRDTVVDGRVLLRDRVLTTLDERTVIADLEDLV
- a CDS encoding SCO1664 family protein, with translation MSAPERIPPRSVTTAELLARGELTVRGQIREASNAVLYCAVSYEGQEVACVYKPVRGERPLWDFPDGTLAQREVAAYEVCEATGWGLVPPTVLRDGPYGEGMVQLWVEAEPGPELLALVDTEEPGPGWKAIGFAEVGDGKTALLVHADDERLRRLAVLDAVINNADRKGGHLLPAGDRLYGIDHGVTFNTENKLRTLLWGWAGEPLPGEAVDVLKGLREALTGELGTRLAALITPAELDATRARVDALLATGTHPEPSGEWPAIPWPPV
- a CDS encoding PAC2 family protein produces the protein MIELEGVPELIDPVMVAAFEGWNDAGDAASAAVAHLDKEWKGEVFAALDAEDYYDFQVNRPTVWLDGGVRKITWPTTRLSVVRVGGDKPRDLVLVRGIEPSMRWRSFCNELLGFAHELGVELVVVLGALLGDTPHTRPVPISGTTSDPDLAQRMDLEETKYEGPTGIVGVLQEACTHAGVPAVSLWAAVPHYVSQPPNPKATLALLNRLEDLIDVRIPLGELPEDARAWQVGVDQLAAEDTEVAEYVQTLEEARDTAELPEATGEAIAREFERYLRRRDGGGPTPPGGHATEGGDGTYLRENPGGRPRPPKPPKPGSGTDDEESSEE
- a CDS encoding histidine phosphatase family protein, giving the protein MPTLILVRHGRSTANTEGLLAGWTPGVALDERGAAQAAALPGRLAGLPISEVVTSPLQRCQETIRPLLDARPELNPHTDDRIGECHYGDWSGRKLAELMDEPLMQVVQSHPSAAAFPGGESMRAMQTRAAEAVREWNARVERDHGDDAVYLMCSHGDIIKSLVADALGLHLDLFQRISVEPCSITAIRYTRLRPFLVRLGDTGDFASLAPREEPPAGDATVGGGAGAP
- a CDS encoding ferritin-like domain-containing protein, with amino-acid sequence MLSAKSLFQEIIDNDESFRLFCSIAAGGETQGGWENARIAALVPDGERALAPKITRHGADEDKHGRIFNALMKKRGLEPVPVPPDTDYTMLLERGGIGLSHDRLKADQALTAQDIVTYLAHSRVTEQRASEQMKLLRKHFADHPDLGRAVKMISHDEDNHLAYCHEELLRLASAGHGRAIQRTLRQCALAEIRVYRDVSLAVMAHMGRILGWPTAKSGVLAAGIHAVYAYERAAGWRRMVSLRMPERRDALGGPAAAAPEFA
- the corA gene encoding magnesium/cobalt transporter CorA, translating into MIVDCAIYRDGHRSEGPEDLSDALAEARAAGGFVWIGLHEPSEREFDLVTQEFGLHPLAVEDALKAHQRPKLEVYDDSLFLVLKPVVYEPESDRVSTGEVMLFVGEGFVVTVRHGEGSPLKAVRQRLEQEPELLGKGSTAVLYAVADAVVDHYLDVATELQTDLEELETEVFSPDGGGSRHTASRIYTFKRQILEFRRATGPLALPLTRLAAVGQFGSGVPFVNERARPFFRDVNDHLTRVNESVEGLDRLVSDILSAHLAQMSVRQNDDMRKISAWAAMAAIPTMIAGIYGMNFEHMPELHWVWAYPAVIALMAALEVLLYRLFKRRGWL
- a CDS encoding DUF3090 domain-containing protein: MSRQVFLYDPPERFVAGTVGLPGRRTFFLQASAGPRVTSVALEKTQVAALAERMDELLDEVVRRSGGSAAVPAVAPTEVSDAAPLDTPVEEEFRVGTMALAWDGEEQRMIVEAQALVELDADTEEDLAEAEERLLQDEENGPPMLRVRLTGAQARAFAKRALDVVNAGRPPCPLCSLPLDPEGHVCPRQNGYRRGA
- a CDS encoding S8 family peptidase; the encoded protein is MTDQVQPEQGPGTSGPGPDGAGFTYRGAEQELIVVARPEARLRARADGVRSAAGADVSALNMFLSDEQLALEPLFGSEERLQQSAAPDSENVPDLALFYRVRGDRSRAEELRSRIAALPGVDTAYVKPGAVPAALQQVGEESGRLKEGAPATPDFSSRQGYLRPTPEGIDAHWAWQRPGGAGQGVTVIDVEGSWQLGHEDLAAKLAGVVVGTPLSDIAWRNHGTAVIGVIGGDQGEHGVTGIVPEATTAAASFQGIGTAAAIHAAADRLGPGDIVLVELHRPGPRSEFAEREDQRGYIALEWWPDDFAAVRHATAKGVLVVAAAGNGGESLDDAVYERRPDAFPEWWRNPFNPSNQSSGAVLVGAGAPPPGTHGRDHGPDRSRLAFSNYGARVDAQGWGREVTTTGGFWDKPGDLQGGPEEIAWYTDTFSGTSSASPMVVGALAALQGMLRAAAQAPMSPERARAVLRSTGASQQDAPGRPASQRIGNRPDIKAAVTHLLPHAVGSGQAERYWDELLPYPRELPPRLRLFVAGGWRNLNHPSPEIRQAVHAAFAGGRPDVRVWFADDEIVGLVVTG